Proteins from a single region of Paenibacillus sp. BIHB 4019:
- a CDS encoding polysaccharide deacetylase, with amino-acid sequence MQRSGKVKLPAGKKVAVNIGVDFDAASVWMGTFDRFSPAYLSRGEFCAEVGAPRLLHLFRKYGITTTWCIPGHTIDTHMEICREIVAAGHEICHHGYAHENPTHMSYEEEEEILLRGFAALDRLGVKPRGYRSPAWDYSPNTLKLLEKHGFSYDSSLMGNDLHPYRPREVVEINMDKANVFGPPSRIVEIPVSWYLDDFPTQEFVIGGAEGMRSTHEVFERWRDIFDYACDNEEGACYVLTTHPQTIGRAHTIQMLEKLIQHMESRGAWFATLGEIYDAYTDNETDASNA; translated from the coding sequence ATGCAAAGATCTGGTAAAGTGAAACTTCCTGCAGGAAAAAAGGTCGCCGTCAACATCGGTGTCGATTTTGATGCCGCATCCGTATGGATGGGGACATTCGACCGCTTCTCGCCGGCCTATCTGTCACGCGGCGAATTTTGCGCAGAGGTAGGCGCACCGCGCTTGCTTCATTTGTTCCGCAAATACGGCATCACGACAACCTGGTGCATTCCGGGCCACACGATCGACACGCATATGGAGATATGTCGCGAAATCGTTGCTGCCGGACACGAAATTTGCCATCACGGTTATGCGCATGAAAATCCAACCCATATGAGCTATGAAGAAGAGGAAGAAATTTTGCTCCGCGGATTTGCAGCGCTGGATAGGCTAGGGGTCAAGCCGCGCGGCTACCGCTCTCCAGCTTGGGATTACAGCCCCAACACCTTGAAGCTGCTGGAGAAGCATGGATTCAGCTATGACAGCAGTCTGATGGGCAATGATTTGCATCCATACCGCCCAAGGGAAGTCGTAGAAATTAATATGGACAAGGCCAATGTATTTGGCCCGCCTAGCCGAATCGTGGAAATTCCGGTTTCATGGTATTTGGACGATTTTCCAACCCAAGAATTTGTCATTGGCGGAGCGGAAGGCATGCGTTCTACGCATGAGGTATTCGAGCGATGGAGAGATATTTTTGACTATGCTTGTGATAATGAAGAGGGCGCATGTTACGTCCTGACGACACATCCGCAGACGATTGGCCGGGCGCATACCATTCAAATGCTGGAGAAGCTGATTCAGCATATGGAATCGCGTGGAGCATGGTTTGCGACGCTAGGTGAAATATACGATGCCTATACTGATAACGAGACAGATGCAAGCAACGCATAA
- the fabV gene encoding enoyl-ACP reductase FabV, protein MIIQPKTRGFICTTAHPEGCAEQVLRQIKYVESKPAIAGPRNVLVIGASTGYGLASRIVSSFAAGANTIGVYFDKAAEGARTASAGWYNSAAFEKAAAEAGRKSYSIVGDAFSDEIKTQTIDLIRSELGSIDLVVYSVASPRRTHPKTGETFSSVIKPIGGTYTNKTVNFHSGDVTEATIEPATEEEISQTIAVMGGEDWQMWIDQLEEAGVLADGATTVAYSYIGPEITHAVYREGTIGYAKNDLEATAKRLSEQLSTKGGRAYVSVNKALVTQSSSAIPVVPLYISALYKVMKENGTHEGCIEQMYRLFSDRLYNASGETLVDDRGLIRVDDWEMRPEIQAEVAKLWSELTTENVYELSDLAGYRKEFFQLFGFETDGIDYEADANPDVAIPNLR, encoded by the coding sequence ATGATCATTCAACCTAAAACACGCGGCTTTATTTGTACGACAGCACACCCGGAAGGCTGCGCTGAGCAAGTCCTTCGTCAAATCAAGTATGTTGAATCCAAGCCAGCTATTGCAGGTCCGCGCAATGTGCTCGTAATCGGCGCTTCAACAGGCTACGGTCTGGCATCGCGCATCGTATCCTCCTTTGCAGCTGGCGCCAATACGATTGGCGTTTATTTCGACAAAGCCGCTGAAGGCGCGCGTACCGCTTCCGCAGGCTGGTACAACTCCGCTGCTTTCGAGAAAGCCGCAGCTGAAGCTGGCCGCAAATCGTACAGCATCGTTGGAGACGCTTTCTCTGACGAGATCAAAACCCAAACGATCGACCTGATTCGCAGCGAGCTGGGCAGCATTGATCTCGTCGTGTACAGTGTAGCCTCGCCTCGCCGTACCCATCCGAAAACCGGCGAAACCTTTTCTTCGGTCATTAAGCCGATTGGCGGAACCTATACGAACAAAACGGTTAACTTCCACAGCGGCGATGTAACGGAAGCAACGATAGAGCCGGCAACCGAGGAAGAAATCAGCCAGACGATTGCCGTTATGGGCGGCGAGGACTGGCAAATGTGGATTGACCAGCTTGAGGAAGCAGGCGTACTGGCAGACGGCGCAACGACTGTTGCCTACTCCTATATCGGACCGGAAATTACGCATGCGGTTTACCGTGAAGGAACGATTGGTTATGCTAAAAATGATCTCGAAGCGACGGCGAAGCGCCTGAGCGAGCAGCTTAGCACGAAAGGCGGACGTGCCTACGTCTCCGTCAACAAAGCGCTCGTTACCCAATCCAGTTCGGCAATTCCGGTTGTACCTCTGTACATTTCCGCGCTGTATAAGGTAATGAAAGAAAACGGAACGCATGAAGGCTGTATTGAGCAAATGTACCGCCTATTCTCCGATCGCTTATACAATGCTTCTGGAGAAACACTCGTTGATGACCGGGGCCTCATCCGCGTTGACGATTGGGAAATGAGACCTGAAATTCAAGCTGAGGTTGCAAAGCTATGGTCAGAGCTGACTACAGAAAATGTGTACGAGCTGTCCGACCTTGCTGGCTACCGCAAAGAGTTTTTCCAACTGTTCGGCTTTGAAACGGACGGCATTGATTATGAAGCTGATGCCAATCCGGATGTTGCAATCCCTAACCTTCGTTAA
- a CDS encoding glucose 1-dehydrogenase, translating into MKRLQNKVALVTGAAGGIGAAIAAVFAAEGAKVVLTDLSEAALKETAEAIRETGGDVYPLAQDVSSEQQWQHVIQQAVQRYGKLNILVNNAGIASPFNVEEETVERWDKVQSVNSRGVFLGLKYAVPEIRKAGGGSIINISSIFGIIGAGGEAAYHASKGAVRLLTKTTAIDLAKDFIRVNSIHPGMIETPMTEHKLANPAGLEAAKQVTPWPRLGKPTDIAYGALYLASDESTFVTGSELVIDGGWVAH; encoded by the coding sequence ATGAAACGCTTGCAAAATAAAGTAGCCCTTGTCACAGGAGCAGCCGGAGGAATTGGAGCCGCTATAGCCGCTGTATTCGCAGCCGAAGGGGCCAAGGTTGTGCTGACAGACCTATCGGAAGCCGCGCTGAAAGAAACCGCTGAAGCTATTCGCGAAACGGGCGGCGATGTATACCCTCTTGCTCAGGATGTGTCGTCGGAGCAACAATGGCAGCATGTGATCCAGCAGGCAGTCCAGCGTTATGGAAAACTAAATATTTTAGTCAATAATGCAGGCATCGCTTCGCCCTTCAATGTGGAGGAGGAAACGGTGGAGCGATGGGATAAGGTTCAGTCGGTCAACTCCCGCGGCGTGTTTCTGGGCCTGAAATACGCCGTGCCTGAAATCCGCAAAGCTGGAGGCGGCTCGATCATTAATATTTCTTCGATTTTCGGCATCATTGGCGCAGGTGGAGAAGCGGCCTATCACGCCTCCAAAGGAGCCGTGCGGCTGTTGACTAAGACGACAGCGATCGATTTAGCCAAAGACTTTATCCGTGTCAACTCCATTCATCCCGGAATGATTGAAACGCCGATGACCGAGCATAAACTGGCCAATCCCGCGGGATTGGAAGCAGCGAAACAGGTTACGCCCTGGCCAAGGCTCGGCAAGCCGACTGATATCGCTTATGGCGCGCTGTATCTGGCATCGGATGAGTCCACCTTCGTCACCGGCTCCGAGCTCGTCATTGACGGCGGCTGGGTTGCCCATTAA
- a CDS encoding nitrilase-related carbon-nitrogen hydrolase, with the protein MTNIRISAVQFRAERVSGFEDFERQVRGLMEDVPLDSDYVLFPELFTVGLLTSFPDWETAGPSAMMRLDQFTVPFKKLFADLAEQRGQIIVAGSHLEKRGEDYFNVSTIFQPNGDIAEHKKSHIFPAEGNWKTREGEELNVFDIGPARIGVAICYEAEIPEVAHILSRQGADIVFCPSYTYTEFGFWRVRHCAQSRSIENQIYVVHCPTICEIGKPIDSGYGRSAILTPCDTPWTANGIAVEAETNVQTVITGTVNLDRLYENRKTGAATTYNDRIRKSGMYANHAPYAQERSN; encoded by the coding sequence ATGACAAACATTCGTATTTCTGCTGTCCAGTTCCGCGCCGAGCGTGTATCCGGCTTTGAAGACTTTGAGCGCCAGGTTCGAGGGCTGATGGAGGATGTGCCGCTGGATTCGGATTATGTGCTGTTTCCCGAGCTGTTCACGGTGGGCTTGCTGACCTCATTTCCCGATTGGGAGACAGCGGGACCGTCAGCGATGATGAGGCTGGACCAGTTCACCGTGCCTTTCAAGAAGCTGTTCGCAGACCTTGCTGAGCAGCGGGGGCAAATAATTGTCGCGGGTTCACATTTGGAGAAGCGGGGCGAGGATTATTTTAATGTAAGCACGATCTTTCAGCCGAATGGCGACATAGCAGAGCATAAAAAATCGCATATTTTTCCCGCAGAGGGCAATTGGAAGACGAGGGAAGGCGAGGAGCTGAACGTCTTTGACATTGGTCCGGCCCGCATTGGCGTTGCGATTTGCTATGAGGCGGAAATTCCCGAGGTTGCCCATATTTTGAGCAGGCAGGGAGCGGATATCGTATTTTGTCCATCCTATACGTACACGGAGTTCGGTTTTTGGCGGGTACGCCATTGCGCGCAGTCCCGCAGCATTGAAAATCAGATTTATGTCGTGCATTGCCCGACGATTTGTGAAATCGGCAAGCCGATTGACAGCGGTTATGGCCGCTCCGCAATATTGACGCCATGCGACACGCCGTGGACGGCAAACGGCATAGCTGTTGAAGCGGAAACAAATGTGCAGACCGTCATAACTGGAACCGTCAATCTGGATAGGCTTTATGAAAATCGCAAGACTGGCGCGGCGACGACTTACAATGACCGCATTCGGAAAAGCGGGATGTACGCAAATCATGCTCCATATGCACAGGAACGTTCCAACTAA
- a CDS encoding NAD(P)H-dependent oxidoreductase: MNDYEAKKQQILDALWFRHATKEFDPERKISDEDFHFILETGRLSPSSIGLEPWKFIIVQNQELRAKLAEVSWGAKKQLETASHFIVLLARRNVRYDSEYMKYMYTQVKGMREEVYQKVPVIYKAFQESDLHLLDNERTLLDWSSKQTYIPLANMMTAAAQIGIDSCPIEGFNLDQVHAILDGEGLLEGGNLEVSVMAAFGYRLAEPKRPKSRLPLEDIVQWVD, encoded by the coding sequence ATGAACGATTACGAAGCAAAAAAACAGCAGATCCTGGACGCCTTGTGGTTCAGGCATGCGACGAAGGAATTTGACCCCGAGCGAAAAATATCCGATGAGGATTTTCATTTTATTTTGGAAACGGGCAGGCTGTCTCCTAGTTCCATTGGGCTGGAGCCATGGAAATTTATCATTGTTCAAAACCAGGAGCTGCGCGCCAAGCTGGCTGAGGTATCCTGGGGAGCGAAGAAACAGCTGGAAACGGCTAGCCATTTTATCGTTCTTCTAGCCCGCCGCAATGTGCGTTATGATTCGGAATATATGAAGTATATGTACACGCAGGTTAAAGGGATGCGCGAGGAAGTATATCAGAAGGTTCCTGTTATTTATAAGGCTTTTCAGGAGTCTGATTTGCATTTGCTGGATAATGAGCGTACGCTGCTGGATTGGTCGTCGAAGCAAACGTATATCCCGCTTGCCAATATGATGACTGCAGCGGCGCAAATTGGCATTGATTCTTGTCCGATTGAAGGCTTTAATCTGGATCAGGTGCATGCGATTTTGGACGGGGAAGGGCTGCTCGAGGGCGGGAATTTGGAAGTTTCCGTCATGGCCGCTTTTGGTTACCGGCTCGCTGAGCCGAAGCGCCCCAAATCAAGGCTGCCTTTAGAGGACATTGTGCAGTGGGTTGACTAA
- a CDS encoding glycoside hydrolase family 3 N-terminal domain-containing protein, which translates to MADKRDQATTIQYIHNKKGPKLGYSTLSGVRILEQDGFYFKDLNKDGKLDKYEDWRLSPQERAEDLASKMSVEQIAGLMLYSSHQAVPASLGWHPGTYGGKAYADSGADSHALTDQQLAFLEQDHLRHVLLTMVESPETAAQWNNTMQAYVEGLGLGIPVNTSSDPRHATDSTKEFNAGAGGSISMWPETMGLAATFDPEEAKKFGEVAAKEYRALGIGTALSPQVDIGTDPRWFRFGMTFGEDPQLSTDMGRAYIDGFQTSEGEQEIAEGWGYDSVNAMVKHWPGGGSGEGGRDAHFGYGKYAVYPGEQFEQHLRPFTEGAFKLDGKTGKASAVMPYYTISQGQDPINGENVGNSYNSYLINDLLRERYGYDGVVCTDWGITADEGDDITRLMSGGRCWGVEEGYSVAQRHYKLLMAGVDQFGGNNETGPVIEAYQIGVQQHGEAFMRSRFEQSAVRLLKNIFRLGLFENPYLEVAQTAATVGSPTFMAAGYEAQLKSMVLLKNEGQTLPLPAASRRLSVYIPRKFRPEGASWLGLPTPSFEGYPISVDTVQKYFNVTDNPEQADFALVCIESPHSTMGYSKADAEAGGNGYVPVSLQYRPYTAVHARETSLAGDARDVLNRSYKGKTVTVANESDLDMVLDTKAKMKGKPVIVSITLSNPAVVAEFEAEADAIIAHFGLQEQALLETLIGASEPSGLLPFQMPRDMLTVEEQFEDTPHDMDVYVDTAGHAYDFGYGLNWSGVIQDARTAKYAVGKSSTK; encoded by the coding sequence TTGGCAGACAAGCGTGATCAGGCTACGACTATTCAATATATTCATAATAAAAAGGGGCCGAAGCTCGGCTATTCCACCTTGTCCGGCGTCCGTATTTTGGAGCAGGACGGTTTTTATTTTAAAGATTTGAATAAGGATGGCAAGCTGGATAAATATGAGGATTGGCGCCTTAGTCCGCAGGAGCGGGCCGAAGATCTCGCTTCGAAAATGAGCGTCGAGCAAATCGCCGGGCTTATGCTCTACAGCAGCCATCAGGCTGTTCCGGCTAGCCTGGGCTGGCACCCCGGCACCTATGGGGGCAAAGCCTACGCGGACAGCGGCGCGGACTCGCATGCGCTGACGGACCAGCAGCTTGCTTTTCTGGAGCAGGATCATTTGCGCCATGTGCTGCTGACGATGGTGGAAAGCCCGGAAACGGCGGCGCAGTGGAACAATACGATGCAGGCGTACGTTGAAGGCTTAGGACTGGGCATTCCGGTAAATACGAGCTCGGATCCGCGGCATGCGACGGATTCGACGAAGGAATTTAATGCCGGAGCTGGCGGCAGCATCTCGATGTGGCCAGAGACGATGGGGCTTGCCGCTACGTTTGATCCGGAGGAAGCAAAAAAATTCGGGGAGGTTGCAGCGAAGGAGTATCGGGCACTTGGCATTGGCACGGCGTTGTCGCCACAGGTCGATATTGGCACCGATCCGCGCTGGTTCCGATTTGGCATGACTTTCGGTGAAGATCCCCAGCTGTCCACCGATATGGGCCGTGCTTATATTGACGGCTTCCAGACGTCGGAGGGCGAGCAAGAAATTGCTGAAGGCTGGGGGTATGACAGCGTTAATGCGATGGTGAAGCATTGGCCGGGCGGCGGCTCGGGCGAAGGCGGCCGCGATGCGCATTTTGGCTATGGCAAATATGCCGTTTATCCGGGAGAGCAGTTTGAGCAGCATTTGCGTCCCTTTACGGAAGGCGCGTTCAAGCTGGATGGCAAGACCGGCAAAGCTTCGGCCGTGATGCCTTATTATACGATTTCGCAAGGACAAGACCCGATTAATGGCGAAAATGTCGGCAACTCCTACAACAGCTACCTCATAAACGATTTGCTGCGCGAGCGGTACGGCTACGATGGCGTCGTCTGCACGGACTGGGGCATTACTGCGGATGAAGGCGATGACATTACAAGGCTGATGAGCGGCGGCCGCTGCTGGGGTGTGGAGGAAGGCTACAGCGTAGCGCAGCGCCATTACAAGCTGCTCATGGCTGGCGTAGACCAATTTGGCGGCAACAATGAGACGGGTCCGGTCATTGAAGCTTATCAGATCGGCGTGCAGCAGCATGGCGAGGCGTTCATGCGCAGCCGTTTCGAGCAATCGGCGGTGCGGCTGCTGAAAAATATTTTCCGGCTCGGCCTCTTTGAAAATCCTTATTTGGAAGTGGCGCAGACGGCTGCGACGGTCGGTTCCCCGACTTTCATGGCGGCAGGCTATGAAGCCCAGCTGAAATCGATGGTGCTGTTGAAAAATGAAGGGCAAACGCTGCCGCTCCCTGCTGCAAGCAGGCGCCTGAGCGTCTATATTCCCCGGAAGTTCCGGCCGGAGGGGGCGAGCTGGCTCGGCCTGCCAACACCGTCCTTCGAGGGTTATCCCATTAGTGTGGATACGGTCCAGAAGTATTTTAACGTGACGGACAACCCGGAGCAGGCGGATTTCGCATTGGTGTGCATCGAAAGCCCGCATAGCACGATGGGCTACAGCAAGGCAGACGCCGAAGCGGGCGGAAATGGCTATGTGCCGGTCAGCCTTCAATACCGTCCTTATACGGCTGTGCATGCACGTGAGACGAGTCTTGCAGGCGATGCTCGCGATGTGCTGAATCGCAGCTACAAAGGGAAGACGGTTACCGTTGCCAATGAATCCGATCTGGATATGGTGCTGGACACGAAAGCGAAAATGAAGGGCAAACCCGTTATCGTTTCGATTACGCTCAGCAACCCGGCGGTAGTCGCTGAATTTGAAGCGGAAGCGGATGCTATTATTGCCCATTTTGGCTTGCAGGAGCAGGCGTTGCTGGAGACGCTTATCGGTGCATCCGAGCCATCTGGTCTGCTGCCCTTCCAAATGCCGCGGGACATGTTGACGGTAGAAGAGCAGTTTGAAGACACGCCGCATGATATGGATGTGTATGTGGACACAGCAGGCCATGCGTATGACTTCGGCTACGGGCTGAACTGGAGCGGTGTCATTCAGGATGCAAGGACGGCAAAATATGCAGTCGGCAAGAGCAGTACAAAATAA
- a CDS encoding response regulator, with product MYKTIIVEDEPWIRKGIEEVIPWNDLPLLHVGSFRDGLEALEWLACNEADIVITDIRMPKLDGIEMLGRIAATNGKQPKCIILSGYDDFSYAKKAIAYGVKEYLLKPINPSEITSAMEKLTAELDKESSTRNIELKNRVCEIILDDTTLAACEELPYSNLCLLLANEPLPQQNVLPSGITLISIPLGSHTVYCAASDEKDKLAEWLKRLPPFEANAASVFSAILNGDAPSLQQAYREAEKQLHMLRCSTSASQVGLTPQDENSFALSVQKEGKQAVLKLLSEYEQRFCTFEERWIVYLQLWISISKHATSPSCLEGLQSLNELKRTNTLVSLAAWRSQQLEPLIDKLAAGVLATNGTSSHTALSIKRYVEQNYRNSSLSLLDAAERFQLSFSYLSSLFKSQYGVNFTVFVTNLRIEEAKRQLATSRQTVYEIGELVGFNDVKYFVRVFKKATGITPSSYRELNGSF from the coding sequence ATGTACAAGACTATCATTGTGGAAGATGAGCCATGGATTCGCAAAGGAATTGAAGAGGTTATCCCTTGGAATGATTTGCCGCTGCTGCATGTTGGCAGCTTTCGTGATGGCCTGGAGGCGCTGGAATGGCTGGCTTGCAATGAAGCCGATATCGTCATAACCGATATTCGCATGCCCAAGCTGGACGGCATTGAAATGCTGGGCCGGATTGCGGCCACAAACGGCAAGCAGCCCAAATGCATCATTTTATCCGGATACGATGATTTTAGTTATGCAAAAAAAGCGATAGCTTACGGAGTTAAAGAATATTTGCTGAAGCCGATCAACCCTTCGGAAATAACGAGCGCCATGGAGAAACTGACCGCTGAACTAGACAAGGAAAGCAGTACGCGCAATATAGAGCTGAAAAATCGCGTTTGCGAAATTATTCTTGACGACACGACACTGGCCGCCTGCGAGGAGCTGCCTTATTCAAACCTCTGCCTGCTGCTGGCGAACGAGCCGCTTCCGCAGCAAAACGTGCTTCCTTCAGGGATTACCTTAATCTCCATCCCGCTTGGCTCGCATACGGTGTATTGCGCGGCTTCCGACGAAAAGGACAAGCTTGCCGAATGGCTGAAGCGCCTGCCTCCGTTTGAAGCAAATGCCGCAAGCGTATTCAGTGCTATTTTAAATGGGGATGCTCCGTCTTTGCAGCAAGCCTACCGGGAAGCCGAAAAACAGCTGCATATGCTGCGGTGCTCCACTTCCGCAAGCCAGGTCGGCTTGACGCCACAGGACGAGAACAGCTTTGCCCTATCGGTTCAGAAGGAAGGCAAGCAAGCCGTGTTAAAGCTGCTTTCGGAATACGAGCAGCGGTTCTGCACCTTTGAGGAGCGGTGGATCGTGTATTTGCAGCTCTGGATTTCAATCAGCAAGCATGCAACGAGCCCCTCCTGCCTGGAAGGACTGCAATCGTTGAACGAGCTTAAACGTACGAATACGCTTGTATCGCTGGCCGCTTGGCGTTCGCAGCAGCTTGAGCCTCTAATTGACAAGCTGGCTGCTGGCGTGCTGGCGACCAATGGCACCAGCTCTCATACCGCACTTAGCATCAAACGATATGTGGAGCAAAACTATCGCAACTCTTCCCTGTCGCTGCTGGATGCAGCCGAGCGGTTTCAGCTGTCCTTCTCTTATTTGAGCAGCTTGTTCAAATCGCAATATGGCGTCAATTTTACTGTATTCGTTACAAATTTGAGAATAGAGGAAGCTAAGCGCCAGCTCGCCACCTCTAGGCAAACGGTCTATGAAATTGGCGAGCTGGTCGGCTTTAATGATGTCAAATATTTTGTTCGCGTCTTCAAGAAAGCGACGGGAATAACGCCCAGCTCCTATCGGGAACTAAATGGGAGCTTCTGA
- a CDS encoding ribose-phosphate pyrophosphokinase yields the protein MQKVKIFSGSSNRALAEEICSSLGIPLGNVAISRQQSGEIHVSYEEPIRTCHVFIVQALSHPVNEHLVELMIMIDAAKRASAKTINLVIPYYGYARQERKSAPREPISAKLVADVLTTVGAHRIITVDLHADPIQGFFEIPVDHLTALDLIIRHLKSQNIVNPVVVSPDAGRASTAEKLANYLDCPFAIMIKNRPAHNQSEITHIIGEVEGMTPIIIEDLIDTGSTIVNVVEALHKKGAHDAYVCATHGLFSANAIEKLTHPNIRQVVVTDTIALSDHSDKFFVLPMSPLIATAIKIISEGGSLDKLFKIGG from the coding sequence ATGCAGAAGGTAAAAATATTTTCGGGATCATCCAATCGCGCGCTTGCCGAGGAGATTTGTAGTTCACTCGGAATTCCGCTGGGCAATGTAGCGATATCCCGTCAGCAAAGCGGCGAAATTCACGTATCGTATGAAGAACCTATCCGGACATGCCACGTCTTTATTGTACAAGCGCTGTCCCATCCGGTTAATGAACATTTAGTGGAATTGATGATTATGATCGATGCGGCGAAGCGCGCTTCCGCCAAAACCATCAATCTCGTCATTCCTTATTATGGATATGCGCGCCAGGAACGCAAATCCGCTCCTCGTGAGCCGATTTCCGCCAAGCTGGTTGCTGATGTGCTGACCACGGTTGGCGCTCACCGCATCATTACCGTGGATTTGCATGCAGATCCTATTCAAGGCTTTTTCGAAATTCCGGTCGATCATCTGACGGCTCTGGATCTCATTATCAGACATTTGAAAAGCCAAAATATCGTCAATCCCGTCGTCGTTTCGCCGGATGCTGGACGAGCTTCAACGGCTGAGAAGCTGGCGAACTATTTGGATTGCCCGTTTGCGATTATGATCAAAAACCGCCCTGCCCACAACCAATCGGAAATTACCCATATTATCGGTGAAGTAGAAGGCATGACGCCGATTATTATTGAGGATCTGATCGATACAGGCAGCACCATCGTAAACGTCGTAGAAGCGCTCCACAAAAAAGGCGCCCATGACGCCTACGTTTGCGCGACGCACGGCTTGTTCTCGGCCAATGCCATAGAGAAACTGACGCATCCGAACATCCGCCAGGTTGTTGTAACGGATACGATTGCGCTAAGCGATCATTCGGACAAGTTTTTCGTTCTGCCAATGTCGCCGCTCATTGCAACCGCCATTAAGATCATTTCCGAAGGCGGCTCGCTCGATAAGCTATTCAAAATCGGCGGCTAA
- a CDS encoding histidine kinase, protein MARVPLSVKYKMMLVHTIVIMIPIIAVQWLAFQALSSKLYDNVVESNLNILAEASNSLIFLNLNALQLEDKGNDQVQQFIFYGLANTAMGKDSDVIISNHSGQTLFSTNKHLASKHLHEQIFASKEGKGSFTVDYLHVKRVVFYSYNAFADWYIIVYTPESSIMEKLSYIHHLMGILMLSSGIMCVVLIILLSIYYSGPIILLNRKMRQYAAGKIDMMRPSRRQDEVEELEGYFEDIVVRLKESVNREYEMKIKSDKAKLLALQAQINPHFLHNALETINSIALIHRVPLISELARSLSQMFRYNIVNEEKLVTIDDELHHIEHYLKVQLIRFDQAIQTKIDIDPNVRSSRTIKFVLQPIVENSIVHGFRNMDKEGFIDITGYCERSRVILTVRDSGEGMTEEEVQQMNDKLGNLDMSLSLEQDSQETAGHNRAYEYGIGIYNVNNRIKLAFGEQYGLTYRAMEEGLLVIITLPYQPEG, encoded by the coding sequence GTGGCGAGAGTGCCTTTGAGCGTAAAATATAAAATGATGCTTGTTCATACCATCGTCATTATGATTCCGATTATTGCCGTTCAATGGCTCGCTTTTCAGGCGCTGAGCAGCAAGCTTTACGATAATGTTGTGGAGAGCAATCTCAATATTTTAGCTGAAGCAAGCAACAGTCTGATCTTTCTTAATCTCAATGCGCTGCAGCTGGAGGATAAAGGAAACGATCAGGTCCAGCAATTTATTTTTTATGGCCTTGCCAATACCGCCATGGGAAAAGACAGCGACGTCATTATTAGCAACCACAGCGGGCAGACGTTATTTTCTACGAATAAGCATCTCGCTTCCAAGCATCTGCATGAGCAAATCTTCGCATCCAAGGAGGGAAAAGGCTCATTTACCGTCGATTATCTGCATGTCAAACGGGTCGTCTTCTATTCGTATAATGCTTTTGCGGACTGGTACATTATTGTGTACACGCCGGAATCATCCATTATGGAAAAGCTGTCGTACATTCATCATTTAATGGGTATTCTGATGCTTTCGAGCGGAATTATGTGCGTCGTGCTCATTATCCTTCTATCGATCTACTATTCGGGACCGATTATTTTGTTAAATCGAAAAATGCGGCAATACGCCGCCGGAAAAATCGATATGATGCGCCCAAGCCGGCGCCAAGACGAGGTTGAGGAATTGGAGGGCTACTTCGAGGACATCGTTGTTCGGTTGAAGGAAAGCGTAAATCGGGAATATGAGATGAAAATAAAATCCGATAAAGCGAAGCTGCTGGCGCTGCAAGCACAAATTAATCCGCATTTTCTCCATAATGCACTGGAAACGATTAATTCGATTGCCCTGATCCACCGTGTGCCGCTCATTTCAGAACTTGCCCGCTCCTTGTCCCAGATGTTCCGTTACAATATTGTCAATGAAGAGAAGCTGGTGACTATTGATGATGAGCTTCATCATATCGAGCATTATTTAAAGGTTCAATTAATTCGCTTTGACCAAGCGATACAAACGAAAATCGATATCGATCCCAACGTCCGAAGCAGCCGCACGATCAAATTCGTCCTGCAGCCTATTGTTGAAAACAGCATTGTGCACGGCTTTCGAAATATGGACAAGGAAGGCTTTATTGATATTACCGGGTACTGCGAACGAAGCCGGGTTATTCTCACCGTCCGCGACTCCGGCGAAGGCATGACCGAGGAAGAAGTCCAGCAAATGAACGATAAGCTTGGCAACTTGGACATGTCGCTTAGCTTGGAGCAGGATTCGCAGGAAACGGCCGGGCATAATCGCGCTTATGAATACGGAATCGGCATCTACAACGTCAATAACCGCATCAAGCTTGCCTTTGGCGAGCAATACGGCCTCACTTACCGCGCTATGGAGGAAGGATTGCTAGTCATCATTACATTGCCTTATCAACCGGAGGGATAA